Proteins encoded together in one Rhipicephalus sanguineus isolate Rsan-2018 chromosome 9, BIME_Rsan_1.4, whole genome shotgun sequence window:
- the LOC125759793 gene encoding uncharacterized protein LOC125759793 yields MWEAKQSLLRRWKHQRHNRKLRIRIAKLDKQIERYATQLAAQQWGQLCEGMHDSLSNKRTWQLLRHLLDPTTSRTRHCHAITKLLHEHCDHLGQLFDNLRTLHLPQFRKDIVPSYTGEPNESLDAPITEAEVRHALATLRTTSAPGPDRVSNKLLRNLDPISIKALTDGSKMYSYISSFLTDRTATLTLGPEHSPTYTLGSFGTPQGSVLSPILFNLAMLPIATALQHIPELNFSIYADDITLWLKGGSDGHIQDTLQAAVDVIAAHTSQMNLYCSPSKSELLLLPTHRRNKHVPMIEVHINGCLIPKVSRIRVLGLFIQNNRLNTHTLETLRNTIENTLRLIGRISGKNGGLRESELLRLVQAFVISKITYTLPYLHLKPAEEDFVNTLLRRVYKYALGIACNASNARLHQTGVINTLSEITEAHLTAQYARLATTSAGRHILATTRINFTSITNAKHNIPHHIHNQLLIPPLPKNMHPTYHTKRRIQRAKALQKNLQGANDVLYVDAAEYPSSSSYALSVVDTNGKAITTASVTVNSSEEAEEAAIALGLSIPNITMIVSDSKTAIRNFSAGRISQTALSILNKHSPTQDVALVWTPAHAGLCGNEAAHACARGMTGRAQATDDALDHAAPFSARDRLLTFHDITNHYRLQRTVYPPLHRGATRHHEILWRQLQTRTFPTPSFRHLIHPAIYPSPLCIFCQQRANLDHIMWGCTLNPPPNSLNISSKELWEAAMCSSAPEVQDQILDWAKRVAETYAG; encoded by the exons ATGTGGGAAGCAAAACAATCGCTATTGCGACGATGGAAACACCAGCGCCACAACAGGAAACTCCGCATAAGGATAGCGAAGCTAGACAAACAAATCGAGCGATACGCGACTCAATTGGCTGCGCAACAATGGGGTCAGCTTTGTGAAGGAATGCACGACAGCCTCAGTAATAAACGAACTTGGCAACTCCTTAGGCATCTGCTAGACCCCACGACATCTCGCACACGACACTGCCACGCCATCACCAAACTGCTACACGAGCACTGTGACCATTTAGGACAGCTCTTCGATAACCTCCGCACGTTGCACTTACCCCAATTTCGCAAGGATATTGTACCCTCTTATACAGGGGAACCTAATGAGTCATTAGATGCACCAATTACGGAGGCAGAAGTTAGGCACGCCCTCGCAACACTCCGTACCACGTCGGCCCCCGGCCCCGACCGCGTCAGCAACAAACTCCTTAGAAATCTTGACCCCATTTCAATTAAAGCATTGACTGA TGGCTCAAAAATGTACTCTTACATCAGCAGCTTCCTCACAGACCGCACAGCAACATTAACATTAGGACCAGAACACTCCCCAACTTACACACTGGGCAGCTTCGGAACGCCTCAGGGGTCGGTGCTCTCTCCCATCCTTTTTAACCTGGCTATGCTACCTATAGCCACCGCTCTTCAACATATCCCTGAATTAAACTTTTCcatctatgccgatgatatcaCTTTATGGTTGAAAGGAGGCTCAGATGGACACATTCAAGACACACTACAAGCAGCTGTAGACGTCATAGCTGCACACACATCCCAGATGAATCTTTATTGCAGCCCTAGCAAATCCGAATTACTCCTTCTACCAACTCACCGTCGAAACAAACACGTTCCAATGATCGAAGTGCACATAAATGGGTGCCTGATTCCTAAAGTCTCACGCATTCGTGTACTAGGTTTATTTATTCAAAACAATCGACTTAATACGCACACTCTCGAAACTTTACGCAATACCATTGAAAACACCCTAAGACTGATAGGAAGAATCTCGGGTAAAAACGGAGGGCTCCGGGAGTCAGAGCTACTTCGTCTCGTACAGGCTTTTGTGATTAGTAAAATCACATATACTCTCCCCTACCTTCACCTTAAACCAGCAGAGGAGGACTTCGTCAACACCCTCCTTCGCCGAGTTTACAAATACGCTCTAGGAATTGCGTGCAATGCCTCTAACGCACGACTCCATCAGACAGGGGTCATAAATACCCTTTCAGAAATTACTGAAGCCCATTTAACAGCTCAATACGCTAGGCTCGCGACCACTAGCGCAGGCCGTCACATTTTAGCTACTACCCGCATTAACTTCACCTCTATCACCAATGCTAAGCATAACATTCCCCACCACATACACAACCAATTACTCATACCGCCCCTTCCTAAAAACATGCACCCTACTTATCATACTAAACGTCGAATCCAAAGAGCAAAGGCCCTTCAGAAAAACTTACAAGGAGCCAATGACGTGCTCTATGTCGATGCGGCAGAATACCCATCTTCCTCGTCCTATGCCCTTTCTGTCGTGGATACCAACGGCAAGGCGATCACAACGGCATCCGTCACTGTCAACTCCTCGGaggaggcagaggaggctgcCATCGCATTAGGTTTATCCATCCCCAATATCACTATGATTGTTAGTGACTCTAAAACTGCCATACGTAACTTCAGTGCAGGTCGCATCTCACAAACTGCCCTTTCAATTCTTAATAAACACTCTCCCACGCAAGACGTTGCTCTCGTATGGACGCCCGCGCATGCGGGGCTGTGTGGCAATGAGGCGGCTCATGCCTGTGCTCGAGGAATGACAGGCCGGGCGCAGGCCACCGACGACGCCTTAGACCACGCGGCACCCTTCAGTGCGAGGGATCGTCTTTTGACCTTCCACGACATAACAAACCACTACCGCCTTCAGCGCACAGTATACCCCCCCTTACACCGGGGAGCTACTCGCCACCACGAAATACTTTGGCGCCAGTTACAGACCCGTACGTTCCCTACCCCCTCTTTTCGCCATCTTATACACCCTGCGATATATCCCTCCCCTTTATGCATTTTCTGCCAACAAAGAGCCAATCTCGATCATATCATGTGGGGTTGTACTCTGAACCCACCACCTAACTCACTAAACATTAGTAGtaaggagctgtgggaggctgctatgtgcagctcggcgcccgaggtccaggaccagatcctggattgggccaagagggtagcggagacctacgccgggtag